One genomic region from Fictibacillus marinisediminis encodes:
- a CDS encoding DNA polymerase III subunit alpha, protein MTFVPLHIHTEYSLLESSCRLKPLIHRAKELGFRALAITDKLNMYGVIPFYRECMKQGIKPIIGLEVNLLLSPVFDKRQKPEIGKLLLYARNNEGYQNLLKISTKLMQETSAVPSLQKDVLKGHNGGLLAISSGAEGEIQQFIARGEEERAKEACRLYRNWFGPHFYLGVEDHGTGKEKNINFEIEHLSKEENILLAATHETFYIHPEEAESHEVLLCIKNGQKLNEPEREVLPTEEFYLISSEEMERRFNHLAGAIDATAKIAADCNVELSFGQQLIPEFPLPEGTDSSVYLRELCLQGAAVRYGETNKKVLQRLNYELDIIHKMKFDDYFLIVWDFMKFAHESGMITGPGRGSAAGSLVAYVLRITDVDPIKHDLLFERFLNPERVTMPDIDIDFPDIRRDEVLQYVKEKYGNERVAQIITFGTLAAKAAIRDTARVLNLPGNLVDSVSRQIPSRPGMTLSRAAEESFGLQKLLKESPHVQKLLEVAGTLEGLPRHASTHAAGVIISGRPLTEYTPLQAGNEGIPLTQFSMEWLEEIGLLKMDFLGLRNLTLLEEICSLVQKGTGRKINLSEIPFNDSSTFEMLSKGDTTGIFQLESDGMRRVLQQLKPTEFEDIVAVNALYRPGPMQNIPDYIAGKHKQRSVEYRHPDLEPILKPTYGVIVYQEQIMKIASEMAGFSLGEADLLRRAVSKKKRDVLDREREHFVRGCLTKGHDEHTANGLYDLIVRFADYGFNRSHAAAYSVIAYQLAYLKANYPLYFMAALLSSVTGNPEKIEQYIKECAEKSITVKPPSIISSFLHFTVEGDCVRFGLLCIKNAGYQAIKHVIAAREQHPFYDLFDVCAFSPAKAVNKRTLESLIFAGALDDFGQDRACLLASLDRAIEYGDKVQAYREENQFQLFEEQDSIRKPEYVEVPPFQETERLKFEQEALGFYLSGHPLKKYKPVLGRFSAVSIGQALSQNAKSAVRLGIMVTKARTIKTKKGELMAFLSGSDESGEIEFVAFPKVYKAYHDLLQKGEFLLVEGTLEEKEGAWQVLLNKAGLLSSLNEREEVQEQQQVLYLKIQENPSSTRLNHLKDLLRSSHGNAEVILYYEQDRKSVKLSQLIAPTTELLSKIKELIGAENVVLKGK, encoded by the coding sequence TTATTCATCGGGCAAAGGAACTTGGATTCCGTGCTCTTGCCATAACGGATAAGCTGAACATGTACGGGGTTATCCCTTTTTATAGAGAATGTATGAAGCAGGGCATCAAACCGATCATTGGGCTTGAGGTAAATCTCCTGCTCAGCCCAGTGTTTGACAAACGGCAAAAACCGGAGATCGGCAAGCTCCTGCTTTATGCCAGAAATAATGAAGGATATCAGAACTTATTGAAGATCAGCACGAAACTCATGCAAGAAACGTCTGCGGTGCCCTCATTGCAAAAAGACGTGCTGAAGGGCCATAATGGCGGGCTTCTGGCCATTTCTTCCGGAGCAGAAGGGGAAATTCAGCAGTTTATCGCAAGGGGAGAAGAAGAAAGGGCGAAAGAGGCTTGCCGGCTATACCGGAATTGGTTTGGCCCTCATTTTTATCTAGGGGTAGAGGACCATGGAACAGGAAAAGAAAAAAATATAAATTTTGAGATTGAACATTTATCGAAAGAAGAAAATATTCTTCTCGCAGCCACTCATGAAACATTCTACATCCATCCAGAAGAAGCCGAATCACACGAAGTCCTGCTCTGCATCAAGAACGGGCAAAAGCTCAATGAACCAGAGCGGGAAGTTCTGCCGACGGAGGAGTTCTATTTGATCTCTTCTGAGGAAATGGAACGGCGGTTTAATCATCTGGCTGGTGCCATCGACGCAACCGCGAAGATTGCTGCCGACTGTAATGTGGAATTGTCGTTCGGCCAGCAGCTGATTCCCGAGTTTCCTCTTCCTGAAGGCACTGATTCTTCAGTATATTTGAGAGAACTTTGTCTGCAGGGGGCAGCAGTACGATACGGTGAGACAAATAAAAAGGTACTTCAACGGCTCAATTATGAACTGGACATTATCCATAAGATGAAGTTCGATGATTACTTTTTAATCGTCTGGGATTTTATGAAATTTGCCCATGAATCAGGAATGATAACCGGACCGGGGCGGGGATCAGCAGCAGGGTCGCTCGTAGCTTATGTACTGCGTATTACGGACGTTGACCCGATTAAGCATGATCTCCTGTTTGAACGGTTTTTAAATCCTGAAAGGGTCACGATGCCCGATATCGATATTGATTTTCCGGACATCAGAAGAGATGAAGTGCTTCAATATGTAAAAGAAAAGTATGGGAATGAGCGTGTAGCACAGATTATTACGTTTGGGACACTCGCGGCAAAAGCAGCGATCCGTGATACAGCAAGAGTGCTTAATTTGCCGGGAAACTTGGTGGATTCGGTATCCAGGCAGATTCCTTCTCGTCCAGGGATGACCCTGTCAAGGGCAGCAGAGGAATCATTCGGACTGCAGAAGCTGTTAAAAGAATCACCGCATGTCCAAAAACTCCTTGAAGTTGCAGGCACGCTCGAAGGGCTGCCCCGTCATGCTTCCACCCATGCGGCGGGCGTTATTATCAGCGGCCGCCCGTTAACCGAATACACTCCTTTGCAGGCTGGAAATGAAGGGATTCCTCTGACTCAATTCAGCATGGAATGGCTTGAAGAGATCGGACTGCTGAAGATGGATTTTCTTGGACTGAGAAATCTTACCTTGCTGGAAGAAATATGCTCGCTGGTACAGAAAGGAACAGGAAGAAAGATCAATCTTAGTGAAATACCTTTTAATGATTCCTCTACATTTGAAATGCTGAGCAAAGGAGATACGACTGGCATTTTCCAGCTGGAATCAGACGGAATGAGAAGGGTGCTTCAGCAATTAAAGCCGACAGAATTTGAAGACATCGTGGCAGTAAATGCGCTTTACAGGCCGGGTCCGATGCAGAACATCCCGGATTATATTGCCGGAAAACATAAGCAGCGCAGTGTGGAGTACCGCCATCCCGACCTTGAACCGATCCTGAAACCCACTTACGGGGTTATCGTTTATCAAGAACAGATCATGAAAATTGCTTCGGAAATGGCAGGTTTCTCCCTTGGTGAAGCTGACCTTCTGAGGCGAGCGGTAAGTAAAAAAAAGCGGGATGTACTCGATCGGGAACGGGAGCACTTTGTGCGGGGCTGTCTAACAAAAGGACATGATGAGCATACCGCGAATGGCCTCTATGACTTAATCGTCCGATTTGCGGATTACGGGTTTAATAGAAGCCACGCTGCAGCATACAGTGTCATCGCCTACCAGCTTGCTTATCTAAAAGCCAATTACCCGCTCTACTTTATGGCCGCTCTATTATCAAGCGTCACCGGCAATCCTGAAAAAATTGAACAATACATTAAAGAATGTGCAGAGAAAAGCATCACGGTAAAGCCTCCTTCGATTATTAGCAGTTTTCTCCATTTTACTGTTGAAGGAGATTGTGTTAGATTTGGTCTGTTGTGCATAAAAAACGCCGGTTATCAAGCAATTAAACATGTTATTGCCGCAAGGGAACAGCATCCGTTTTACGATTTGTTCGATGTTTGTGCCTTTTCTCCTGCCAAGGCTGTAAACAAGCGCACGCTCGAATCGTTGATCTTCGCGGGAGCGCTTGACGATTTTGGACAGGATAGAGCTTGTCTTCTCGCCTCTTTGGACCGGGCGATAGAGTATGGCGATAAAGTGCAGGCTTATCGTGAAGAAAATCAATTTCAGCTTTTTGAAGAACAGGACAGCATCAGAAAGCCGGAATATGTGGAAGTTCCTCCTTTTCAAGAGACAGAACGCTTGAAGTTTGAACAAGAGGCGCTCGGGTTTTATCTATCCGGCCATCCTCTGAAAAAATATAAGCCTGTCCTTGGCAGATTCAGTGCCGTTTCGATCGGGCAGGCACTAAGTCAAAATGCCAAATCCGCAGTGCGTTTAGGCATCATGGTGACGAAAGCAAGAACCATTAAGACGAAAAAAGGCGAACTGATGGCTTTCTTATCGGGAAGCGATGAGTCTGGAGAAATAGAATTTGTCGCCTTTCCTAAGGTTTACAAAGCCTATCACGACCTTTTGCAGAAAGGTGAATTTCTGCTAGTTGAAGGTACTCTTGAGGAGAAGGAAGGAGCATGGCAGGTACTGCTTAATAAAGCGGGTCTGCTTTCCTCCCTCAATGAACGGGAAGAAGTTCAAGAACAGCAGCAAGTGCTGTATTTAAAAATACAAGAGAATCCGTCTTCCACCCGCTTGAATCATCTTAAGGATCTTCTGCGTTCCAGCCATGGAAATGCGGAAGTCATTCTGTATTATGAACAGGACCGCAAAAGCGTAAAGCTATCCCAATTGATTGCCCCCACCACAGAGCTTCTCTCGAAAATTAAAGAGCTTATTGGGGCTGAAAACGTGGTTTTAAAAGGGAAGTAA
- a CDS encoding NAD(P)-dependent malic enzyme, translating to MSILREEALHMHRVNKGKLESTPKVPVRNAKDLSLAYSPGVAEPCKDIYDDKSKVYEYTMKGNTVAVVSDGTAVLGLGNIGPEAALPVMEGKAVLFKSFAGVDAFPICLNTTDVDKIVETVKLLEPTFGGVNLEDIAAPNCFLVEERLKKETNIPIFHDDQHGTAIVTLAGLVNALKLSNRSMSEIKVVVNGAGAAGIAIIKLLDRFGVKDIVMCDTKGAIYEGRPFGMNSVKSEVAKFTNRSKKEGSLKEVIAGTDLFIGVSVEGALTEEMIRSMNENPIIFAMANPNPEIMPQNARAAGAMVIGTGRSDFPNQVNNVLAFPGIFRGALDVRATHINEEMKIAAVNAIANLVAESELNPDYVIPAPFDPRVAPAVAAAVAKAAMETGVARIKVDPEKIAEKTMRLSLIGKE from the coding sequence ATGTCTATTTTACGAGAAGAAGCCCTGCATATGCACAGAGTGAACAAAGGAAAGCTGGAATCTACTCCTAAAGTTCCTGTCAGAAATGCAAAGGATTTGAGTCTTGCTTACTCTCCGGGAGTGGCAGAGCCGTGCAAAGATATCTATGATGACAAGTCCAAGGTCTATGAATATACGATGAAGGGCAATACTGTTGCTGTAGTTTCTGATGGTACAGCTGTTCTCGGACTGGGAAATATCGGACCGGAAGCAGCATTGCCGGTCATGGAAGGAAAAGCAGTTCTTTTCAAAAGCTTTGCGGGCGTAGATGCGTTTCCGATTTGTCTGAACACAACAGATGTGGATAAAATTGTTGAGACTGTAAAGCTTCTTGAGCCTACATTCGGCGGTGTAAACCTGGAAGATATCGCGGCCCCTAACTGCTTTCTTGTGGAAGAACGTCTGAAAAAAGAGACCAATATTCCGATCTTCCATGATGATCAGCATGGTACAGCGATCGTTACATTGGCAGGTCTCGTTAACGCTCTTAAACTCTCTAATCGTTCGATGTCAGAGATTAAAGTTGTCGTTAACGGCGCCGGAGCTGCAGGTATCGCTATTATTAAGCTGCTGGACCGTTTCGGTGTAAAAGACATCGTGATGTGTGATACTAAAGGTGCGATCTATGAAGGCCGTCCTTTTGGAATGAACAGTGTAAAAAGCGAAGTGGCCAAATTTACTAATCGTTCCAAAAAAGAAGGTTCACTTAAAGAGGTTATTGCCGGAACCGATCTATTCATCGGAGTATCCGTTGAGGGAGCATTGACTGAAGAGATGATCCGTTCCATGAATGAGAACCCGATCATTTTTGCGATGGCTAATCCGAATCCGGAAATTATGCCGCAGAACGCCAGAGCAGCAGGCGCGATGGTCATTGGTACAGGTCGTTCCGATTTTCCTAACCAGGTTAATAACGTGCTAGCCTTTCCAGGGATTTTCCGGGGTGCTCTTGACGTAAGAGCAACACACATAAACGAAGAAATGAAGATTGCCGCGGTTAACGCGATTGCTAATCTTGTGGCCGAAAGTGAATTAAATCCGGACTATGTGATTCCGGCTCCATTCGATCCGCGTGTTGCGCCTGCTGTTGCAGCAGCCGTTGCCAAAGCAGCTATGGAAACAGGAGTTGCACGGATTAAAGTAGATCCTGAGAAAATTGCTGAAAAAACGATGCGGCTTTCATTGATTGGAAAAGAATAA